A window of Flavobacterium flavigenum contains these coding sequences:
- a CDS encoding outer membrane beta-barrel family protein — translation MPKITVTIAILFLFSFSSFSQKTSLSGTLIDESENTPIYNSVVALLTPKDSILYKFTRSDKEGKFNIRNIKTGNYILMTTHSHYADYLDAIILEETEKNMGTIALISKMKLLKEVIIKTGSIRVKGDTTSYRASDFKVDANANVEELLKKLPGIQVDKNGSIKAMGETVEKVLVDGEEFFGDDPGMAVKNLRADAVKEVQVFNKKSDQAEFTGIDDGETKKTINLKLKEDKKKGYFGKVDSANQPFSDADSRYNINSMFSSFKGKRKLSAFLLNGNTGQDGLSWQDNERFGGRDDISMNMDEDGNVSYEWTGGNNDEEPYVDTQNGFIKNTNAGLQYSNKWNDKQTLNLSPKYNKQIYTNNKSTFIQRQVGETQLNETTSTVSNVNRGNFKLNAVYDVKLDSLNSIKFTAKTNFYDTESDEFTNGETKGSDGLIKNKQSKTFITDSDKQSLNANVLFKHKFAKERRTISLNGSWNRLHTNSDNFLKSLNESYNEGIISSSNDVDQNKTGEKTSQNLSLNIVYTEPLSKRFALQLGYQISHNTGKSNYLTYDYSEDTGNYDLINTSLSNQFRQTITTNTPNLKLSYNAKKINYSFGSGFGFTSFDLQDETLNKQYKRHYTNFFPTANFNYKYKSNSNLRFSYQGATKQPTIDQLQPLRNNQDFFNQIVGNPDLKQSFTNRISIFHNTYSILTESQFYQNISLNMTSNLISYNKDIDPESAKTITRPINTNGNFSGNFYFGYGFKVKKIDLYVNLNPNLNYNKTVLSINNKISNSNTLNSGLGVYLSKFKEKKYEFSLGNNFSNNRNTTSQNDEVKSFNTNNFSLEAGVYFREKWKFSTDYNLFSRQKTVDFQTNLNNQLWNARLQRNFKNDEFTAYIMVRDILNQNIGIRRYVYENTIGEEQNDRLKRYAMVGFTWNFKNKDVQAKK, via the coding sequence ATGCCAAAAATTACGGTAACAATTGCAATTTTGTTCTTATTCTCTTTTTCATCATTTTCTCAAAAAACAAGTCTTTCAGGTACATTGATTGATGAAAGCGAAAATACTCCCATTTATAATTCTGTTGTTGCTTTACTAACTCCTAAAGACTCCATCTTATATAAATTTACCAGATCTGATAAAGAGGGTAAATTTAATATCCGGAATATAAAAACAGGAAACTATATCCTCATGACCACACACAGCCATTATGCTGATTATCTGGATGCCATAATTCTTGAAGAGACTGAAAAGAATATGGGTACAATTGCTCTTATAAGTAAAATGAAACTATTAAAAGAGGTGATCATAAAAACAGGTTCCATTAGAGTTAAAGGCGATACCACAAGTTACAGGGCAAGTGATTTTAAAGTAGATGCTAATGCAAACGTTGAAGAATTGTTGAAAAAACTACCTGGAATACAAGTTGATAAAAACGGCTCCATAAAAGCTATGGGCGAAACAGTAGAAAAGGTATTAGTTGATGGAGAAGAATTTTTTGGTGATGATCCAGGGATGGCAGTAAAAAATTTAAGGGCAGATGCAGTCAAAGAAGTACAGGTCTTTAACAAAAAAAGCGATCAGGCTGAGTTTACCGGAATAGATGATGGCGAAACAAAAAAAACAATTAACCTGAAATTAAAAGAGGATAAAAAGAAAGGTTATTTCGGGAAGGTCGATTCAGCGAATCAGCCATTTTCAGATGCCGACTCCCGGTACAACATCAATTCGATGTTTAGCAGTTTTAAAGGGAAGAGGAAGTTATCCGCTTTTTTACTAAACGGAAATACAGGGCAGGATGGACTAAGCTGGCAGGATAATGAAAGGTTTGGCGGACGAGATGATATATCTATGAATATGGATGAGGACGGAAATGTCAGTTATGAATGGACAGGCGGCAATAATGATGAAGAACCTTATGTTGATACCCAAAACGGATTTATCAAAAATACTAATGCAGGATTGCAGTACAGCAACAAGTGGAATGACAAGCAAACTTTGAATTTGTCTCCTAAATATAATAAGCAGATTTATACGAACAATAAAAGTACATTTATACAACGCCAGGTCGGAGAAACCCAATTAAACGAAACTACTTCAACGGTGAGTAATGTAAACAGAGGCAACTTTAAATTAAATGCTGTTTACGATGTAAAATTAGATTCTTTAAATTCTATAAAATTTACAGCCAAAACTAATTTTTATGATACTGAAAGTGATGAATTTACAAATGGCGAAACTAAAGGAAGTGATGGATTGATCAAAAACAAACAGAGCAAAACTTTCATTACAGATTCAGATAAACAGTCTTTGAACGCAAATGTATTATTTAAGCATAAATTTGCTAAAGAACGCCGCACGATTTCGCTAAATGGTAGTTGGAATAGGTTGCATACAAATTCAGATAATTTTTTGAAGTCATTAAATGAAAGTTACAATGAAGGAATTATTTCTTCCAGCAATGATGTGGATCAAAATAAGACAGGAGAAAAAACGAGTCAAAATCTTTCATTAAATATAGTTTACACAGAACCTCTGAGTAAAAGGTTTGCATTACAATTAGGATATCAGATTAGTCATAACACCGGTAAGAGTAATTATTTAACCTATGATTATTCCGAGGACACAGGTAATTATGATTTGATTAACACCTCCTTGTCCAATCAGTTTAGACAAACAATAACAACAAATACGCCCAATTTAAAGTTAAGCTATAATGCAAAAAAAATAAACTACAGTTTTGGAAGTGGTTTTGGTTTTACTTCATTTGATTTGCAGGATGAAACCTTAAATAAACAATATAAACGTCATTATACTAACTTTTTTCCAACAGCAAATTTTAATTATAAGTATAAAAGCAACAGTAATTTGCGTTTCAGTTATCAGGGTGCAACTAAACAGCCAACGATTGATCAGTTACAGCCTTTAAGAAACAATCAGGATTTTTTTAATCAGATTGTGGGTAATCCGGATTTGAAACAATCTTTCACAAACAGGATATCTATATTTCATAACACCTATAGTATTTTGACAGAATCGCAGTTTTATCAGAATATTTCTTTAAATATGACTTCGAATTTAATTTCTTATAACAAAGATATTGATCCTGAAAGTGCAAAAACGATTACCAGGCCTATTAATACAAATGGTAATTTTTCAGGTAATTTTTATTTTGGTTACGGATTTAAGGTAAAGAAAATAGATTTATATGTAAACCTGAATCCAAATTTGAATTACAACAAAACGGTACTTAGTATTAATAATAAAATCAGCAATTCTAATACTTTAAATTCAGGGCTTGGAGTTTACCTGAGCAAATTTAAGGAAAAGAAATACGAATTCAGTTTAGGTAATAATTTTTCAAATAATAGAAATACTACTTCTCAAAATGATGAGGTAAAATCATTCAACACGAATAATTTTAGCTTAGAAGCAGGAGTTTATTTTAGAGAAAAATGGAAATTTTCAACAGATTATAATTTATTCTCCCGTCAAAAAACTGTTGATTTTCAAACCAATCTTAACAATCAATTGTGGAATGCAAGACTGCAGCGCAATTTCAAAAATGATGAGTTTACAGCTTATATCATGGTTAGGGATATTTTGAATCAGAATATAGGAATTAGAAGATACGTCTATGAAAATACAATTGGGGAAGAACAAAATGACAGACTGAAAAGATATGCAATGGTAGGTTTTACCTGGAATTTTAAAAACAAGGACGTACAGGCAAAAAAATAA
- a CDS encoding GLPGLI family protein, with protein sequence MKSLLFFIAALMLTNTSKAQQFIDKAVIEYEVNTNLKKTMSNDSWDEMMKENLSDLKVSYFTYTFADNKSIYKFERWSPKTRIPKYLKDQDEENIWFHDFTSGKMTMQKQIAGTNFVIADSIQNIEWQITNEHREIAGYNCRKAIGKRPDGVYVFAFYTDNITISGGPCSINGLPGMILGLTIPRLYTSFMAVKVNLQLDNTSDIKPLSDKKMYDLIGLKSLLEEKTKDWFSYGEDKEENKKRKEMFFWNAFL encoded by the coding sequence ATGAAATCATTACTTTTTTTTATTGCAGCCTTAATGTTAACGAATACATCAAAAGCACAGCAATTTATAGATAAGGCAGTAATTGAATATGAAGTAAATACCAACCTCAAAAAAACAATGAGTAATGATAGCTGGGATGAGATGATGAAAGAGAATCTTTCTGATTTAAAAGTCTCCTATTTTACCTATACTTTTGCTGACAATAAAAGCATTTATAAATTTGAAAGATGGAGTCCGAAAACAAGAATACCAAAATATTTAAAAGATCAAGATGAAGAAAATATATGGTTTCATGATTTTACATCAGGAAAAATGACGATGCAAAAACAAATAGCAGGAACTAATTTTGTAATAGCAGACAGTATACAAAATATAGAATGGCAAATTACAAATGAACACAGGGAAATAGCGGGCTATAATTGCCGTAAAGCAATAGGAAAAAGGCCTGATGGCGTATATGTGTTTGCCTTTTACACAGATAATATTACCATCTCCGGCGGCCCATGTTCTATAAATGGTTTGCCAGGCATGATCTTAGGACTTACAATACCAAGATTATACACTTCATTTATGGCTGTGAAAGTAAATTTACAACTGGACAACACATCTGATATTAAGCCACTTTCGGATAAAAAAATGTATGATTTAATAGGATTAAAATCGCTTTTGGAAGAAAAAACAAAAGACTGGTTCAGCTATGGAGAGGATAAAGAAGAAAATAAGAAAAGAAAGGAAATGTTTTTTTGGAATGCTTTTTTATAA
- a CDS encoding ferredoxin--NADP reductase — translation MPSFLKLIIKEVKRETTDAVSILFNVPEELKPDYKFIAGQYINLKLTLDNQEIRRAYSICSGPESGELRIAVKAVKNGLFSQFANTKLKAGDVLEVGHPEGKFTFEPDAERQKNYAAFVAGSGITPVLSIIKSVLKSEPKSTFVLVYGNKTPEETIFYQELHDLQLQYVGRLFVHYVFSQAKAENALFGRIDKSAVNFVLNNKHKELEFDKFYLCGPEEMINTVSGILKEKNVKDSAIKFELFTSSSQENEIKTSLEGHTKITVLVDDDEVTFEMSQKQTILDAALKQGIDAPYSCQGGICSSCLCRITQGSAEMTKNSILTDKEIADGLVLSCQAHPTSETIYVDFDDV, via the coding sequence ATGCCTTCATTCTTAAAACTCATAATTAAAGAGGTAAAACGCGAAACTACCGATGCTGTTTCCATCCTTTTTAATGTTCCCGAAGAACTAAAACCAGACTATAAATTTATTGCCGGACAATATATAAACTTAAAATTAACCCTTGACAATCAGGAAATTCGTCGTGCTTATTCCATTTGCTCAGGACCTGAAAGCGGTGAATTACGAATCGCCGTAAAGGCGGTTAAAAATGGTCTTTTCTCGCAATTTGCCAATACCAAATTAAAAGCAGGGGATGTTCTTGAAGTGGGTCATCCTGAAGGAAAATTTACTTTTGAACCGGATGCTGAAAGACAAAAAAACTACGCAGCTTTTGTTGCCGGAAGCGGAATTACTCCTGTACTTTCGATTATAAAGTCGGTTTTAAAAAGCGAACCAAAAAGTACTTTTGTATTGGTTTACGGAAACAAAACTCCTGAAGAAACTATTTTCTACCAAGAACTTCACGATTTACAATTGCAGTACGTAGGACGCTTATTTGTCCATTATGTATTTAGTCAGGCTAAAGCCGAAAATGCTTTGTTTGGAAGAATCGATAAATCGGCGGTAAATTTTGTGCTGAACAATAAACACAAGGAACTGGAATTTGATAAATTTTATTTGTGTGGCCCGGAAGAAATGATCAATACAGTTTCCGGAATTTTAAAAGAAAAGAACGTAAAAGACTCCGCTATTAAATTTGAACTTTTTACATCTTCTTCGCAGGAAAATGAAATCAAAACTTCATTAGAAGGACATACAAAAATCACTGTTTTGGTTGATGATGACGAAGTTACTTTTGAAATGTCTCAAAAACAAACCATTCTGGATGCAGCCTTAAAACAGGGCATCGATGCTCCATATTCCTGCCAGGGCGGAATTTGCAGCAGCTGTCTTTGCCGTATAACACAGGGTAGTGCAGAAATGACAAAAAACTCAATCTTAACCGATAAAGAAATTGCTGATGGTTTGGTACTGAGCTGTCAGGCGCATCCAACTTCTGAAACTATTTATGTGGATTTTGATGATGTATAA
- a CDS encoding DUF5687 family protein, whose protein sequence is MIKKFIYLEWKAFTRSASFGANLAMKILIGFLIVYFSLIFIGMGVGSFYILKKMNLEPLSTINKFLIYYFLFDLVVRLLMQAIPVLNIKPLLVLPFKKPTIVHFSLGKTVLSFFNWAHALFFVPFSIVLIIEGYDVAGILCWLIAAFSIVYINNFLNIILNNIDKLFVLFLGIAMALGAAQYYNLFDITTFTGPVFQEFYETKGLFLTPVLVLTGLYFFAFSYFKNNLFLDAGLSKKEDIAKTENLAWLNQFGTLGTFLKNDIKLIKRNKRSKTTIFMSVLFLFYGLIFFGNSHQPEIMHIFAGIFVSGGFLFVFGQFVPSWDSSYYQLMMTQNIPYRGYITSKWWLIVIATFISTILASFYLFYGLEIYLTIVAGAIYNIGVNSHLVLLGGAFTKTPIDLSNAGGAFGDKKAFNISAMLLTLPKLLLPLLLYWTGLHFGDKTLGLTLVAGAGVLGFVFRNTVFSIIEKRYKIEKYSTISAYKQKN, encoded by the coding sequence ATGATTAAAAAGTTTATTTATCTCGAATGGAAGGCCTTTACCAGATCAGCGTCTTTTGGTGCAAATCTGGCAATGAAAATTTTGATAGGTTTTTTGATAGTTTATTTTTCCCTTATTTTTATCGGAATGGGAGTGGGATCATTTTATATCCTAAAGAAAATGAATCTTGAACCCCTGTCAACCATCAACAAATTTTTAATTTATTACTTTTTGTTCGATTTAGTTGTTCGTTTGCTAATGCAGGCGATTCCGGTATTGAATATTAAACCGTTACTGGTTCTGCCTTTTAAAAAACCTACAATTGTCCATTTCTCCCTTGGCAAAACAGTACTATCATTTTTTAACTGGGCGCATGCACTCTTTTTTGTTCCTTTCTCTATTGTACTGATTATTGAAGGTTATGATGTTGCGGGTATTCTTTGTTGGCTGATAGCAGCTTTTTCGATTGTTTATATTAATAATTTTTTGAATATCATTTTGAATAATATTGATAAATTATTTGTCCTTTTTCTGGGAATTGCCATGGCTTTAGGAGCTGCACAATATTATAACTTATTTGATATTACTACTTTTACAGGGCCTGTTTTTCAGGAATTTTATGAAACAAAAGGATTGTTTTTGACTCCTGTTCTGGTTTTAACGGGTCTATATTTTTTTGCATTCAGCTATTTTAAGAATAATTTATTTCTGGATGCCGGGCTTTCTAAAAAAGAGGATATTGCTAAAACTGAAAACCTTGCCTGGCTCAATCAGTTTGGCACTTTAGGAACGTTTCTTAAAAATGATATTAAACTTATCAAAAGGAACAAAAGATCGAAAACAACTATTTTCATGAGTGTTCTGTTTTTGTTTTACGGATTAATATTTTTTGGAAATTCACATCAGCCTGAGATCATGCATATTTTTGCCGGAATATTTGTTTCGGGCGGTTTTTTATTTGTTTTCGGACAGTTTGTGCCAAGTTGGGATAGTTCGTATTATCAATTGATGATGACCCAAAATATTCCGTATCGCGGGTATATCACTTCAAAATGGTGGCTGATTGTTATTGCAACTTTTATCTCTACAATCTTAGCATCATTCTATCTATTTTACGGACTGGAAATTTATCTGACTATTGTGGCTGGAGCAATTTATAATATTGGAGTCAATTCACATTTAGTACTTCTTGGTGGCGCATTTACTAAAACGCCAATTGACCTAAGTAATGCCGGAGGTGCTTTTGGAGATAAAAAAGCATTTAATATAAGTGCTATGTTACTGACGCTGCCAAAATTATTGCTTCCACTATTATTGTATTGGACAGGGCTTCACTTCGGAGATAAAACATTAGGACTTACTTTGGTTGCAGGGGCAGGCGTATTAGGTTTTGTGTTTAGAAATACCGTTTTTTCTATCATTGAAAAAAGATATAAAATAGAGAAATACAGTACAATCAGTGCTTACAAACAAAAAAATTAA
- a CDS encoding ABC transporter ATP-binding protein, producing the protein MIQVNQLSKIYNGTTVLNINNLEIPKGQSFGLVGNNGAGKTTFFSLLLDLIQPSTGKITSNNIQVNTNENWKSFTGSFLDESFLIGYLTPEEYFYFIGDLRNQNKADVDALLAQHEEFFNGEILKNKKYLRDLSKGNQKKVGIIATLIGNPEVIILDEPFANLDPTTVSRLKKIIKELADNPNITVLVSSHDLQHTVEVCDRIVALNKGEIVKDIQTSKETLQELESFFAV; encoded by the coding sequence ATGATACAAGTAAATCAACTTTCAAAAATATACAACGGAACTACAGTTTTAAACATAAATAATCTAGAAATTCCGAAAGGTCAGAGTTTTGGATTAGTGGGAAATAACGGAGCAGGAAAAACTACTTTTTTCAGTTTACTATTAGACCTGATTCAGCCTTCAACTGGAAAGATTACCAGTAACAATATTCAGGTGAATACAAACGAAAACTGGAAATCATTTACAGGTTCATTTTTAGACGAGAGTTTCCTGATAGGTTATTTAACTCCAGAGGAATATTTCTATTTTATCGGAGATTTGCGCAATCAGAATAAAGCAGATGTTGATGCGTTATTGGCACAGCATGAAGAATTTTTTAATGGAGAAATTCTTAAAAATAAAAAATACCTACGTGATTTATCTAAGGGAAACCAGAAGAAAGTGGGAATCATTGCCACACTTATTGGCAATCCTGAAGTGATTATTCTGGATGAGCCTTTTGCCAATTTAGATCCGACAACTGTAAGCCGATTAAAAAAAATTATAAAAGAGCTGGCCGACAATCCAAATATTACCGTTCTCGTTTCCAGCCATGATTTACAACATACTGTTGAGGTTTGTGACAGAATTGTAGCGTTGAACAAAGGTGAAATTGTAAAAGATATTCAAACCTCAAAAGAGACACTACAGGAGCTGGAATCGTTTTTTGCGGTTTAA
- a CDS encoding tetratricopeptide repeat protein — MKKNTLKYSFPFVFIFFLIACSTKRDTFLARNSHALSTKYNILYNGGIALDKGLATIKGNDQDNFWEMLPIEKMQINEDISEKEKTKNPDFELAETKATKAIQKHSMNIGGREKNTQIDEAYLMLGKARYYDQRFIPALEAFNYILYKYPNSSNIYTAKIWREKTNMRLGNDAIAIKNIKLLLKNTDLKKQTFSDANALLAEAFLNLEQKDSAVTRLKVAEKFSRINEDKARYRFILGQMYQEAEKRDSAIYFYNSVIDMNRKADRKYMMQAYAKKAQMFDYESGNDTLFLKTYNKLVKDRENRPYYDILFFEMGVYYDNKKQQENALEFYNKSLARKSKDSYLVASTYRNIGNMYFKATDYTMAAKYYDSTLVKLNPKTREFAFIEKNRKNLDNVIKYEGIAKRNDSIIKVKALPDTERKAYFENYIAELKKKDEAKRILEEKEKERLANIEQNSNSNNAPEAVNPQSAGNNSPVAMPGAFNPPSGNDAASAFYFYNPSTVAYGKLQFKKMWGNRALKGNWRLSASKSNDNTASTDSISMKQDSINALKDLIVVEKYTTDFYEKQLPTTQVAMDSIGKERNFAYYQLGLIYKEKFKEYDLASGKFEQLLRNNPEEKWILPSMYNLYKMYQITNPARAERIKSDITFNYPNSRYAQILNNTNPENGSNLSPEKEYEKWYKLFQEEQFDVVLDNIDNLINQYSGDEIVSKFELLKANTLGKVNGLAAYKKSMEEVADNYPNSEEGKTARENLEKQIPTLEKLDFTTDGKSWKILYLVDRNDTKTAKKIEEAIKVFLLIENFERLTTSFDKYNKTQSFFAIHGIKSEAYARDVAGVLRDDEKYKILHPFIIISSENYKIVQMKKNLQTYLAPKTP, encoded by the coding sequence TTGAAAAAGAATACGCTAAAATATAGTTTTCCATTTGTTTTTATATTTTTTTTGATAGCCTGTTCTACCAAAAGAGACACTTTTTTGGCCAGGAATTCTCATGCATTAAGTACAAAGTATAATATTTTATATAACGGTGGAATTGCTTTAGATAAAGGGCTGGCAACGATAAAAGGCAATGATCAGGATAATTTTTGGGAAATGCTGCCAATTGAAAAAATGCAAATCAATGAGGATATTTCTGAGAAGGAAAAAACAAAAAATCCCGATTTTGAATTAGCCGAAACCAAAGCAACAAAAGCGATTCAGAAACATTCGATGAATATTGGAGGCAGAGAGAAAAACACCCAGATTGATGAAGCCTATTTAATGCTCGGAAAAGCACGATATTATGACCAGCGTTTCATTCCAGCACTTGAAGCATTCAATTATATTTTATACAAATATCCCAACAGCAGTAATATTTATACCGCTAAAATCTGGCGCGAAAAAACCAATATGCGCCTAGGAAACGACGCAATTGCGATAAAAAATATCAAGCTTTTATTAAAAAACACAGATTTAAAAAAACAGACATTTTCTGATGCAAATGCTTTGCTGGCAGAGGCTTTTTTAAATCTGGAACAAAAAGACAGCGCCGTTACCAGACTTAAGGTAGCTGAAAAATTTTCAAGAATAAACGAAGACAAAGCCCGTTATCGTTTTATTCTGGGTCAGATGTATCAGGAAGCAGAAAAAAGGGACAGCGCCATTTATTTTTACAATAGCGTAATCGATATGAACCGTAAGGCTGACCGAAAATATATGATGCAGGCTTATGCCAAAAAAGCACAAATGTTTGATTATGAAAGTGGTAATGATACCCTGTTTTTAAAAACCTATAATAAGCTGGTTAAGGATCGGGAGAACAGACCTTATTATGACATCCTGTTTTTTGAAATGGGCGTTTATTATGATAACAAGAAACAGCAGGAAAATGCACTGGAATTTTATAATAAATCCTTAGCGAGAAAATCTAAAGACTCCTATTTGGTAGCTTCAACATACAGAAACATAGGAAATATGTATTTTAAAGCTACAGATTATACAATGGCTGCCAAATATTATGATAGTACATTGGTAAAATTAAACCCAAAAACGAGAGAATTTGCTTTTATCGAAAAAAACCGAAAAAACTTAGACAACGTTATCAAATATGAAGGAATTGCAAAACGCAATGACAGTATAATTAAAGTCAAAGCCTTACCGGATACCGAAAGAAAAGCTTATTTCGAAAATTATATTGCAGAGTTAAAAAAGAAAGATGAGGCAAAACGAATTTTAGAAGAAAAGGAGAAAGAACGATTAGCAAATATTGAGCAAAACTCAAATTCTAACAATGCGCCAGAAGCTGTAAATCCTCAGTCAGCAGGAAATAATTCGCCTGTGGCTATGCCCGGAGCTTTCAATCCGCCATCCGGAAATGATGCTGCTAGTGCTTTTTATTTCTACAATCCGTCAACAGTTGCTTATGGAAAATTACAGTTCAAAAAAATGTGGGGCAACAGAGCATTAAAAGGAAACTGGAGATTATCTGCTTCAAAGTCAAATGACAATACAGCATCGACAGATTCAATAAGTATGAAACAGGATTCCATAAATGCTTTGAAGGATTTAATAGTTGTCGAAAAATATACAACAGATTTTTACGAAAAACAACTTCCTACAACTCAGGTTGCCATGGATAGTATTGGAAAAGAACGAAATTTTGCCTACTATCAATTAGGGTTAATTTACAAAGAAAAATTTAAGGAATACGATTTGGCCAGTGGCAAATTTGAGCAGTTACTTCGTAATAATCCTGAAGAAAAATGGATTTTACCATCGATGTACAATTTGTATAAAATGTATCAGATTACAAATCCTGCAAGGGCTGAAAGGATAAAGTCTGATATTACTTTCAATTATCCAAATTCACGATATGCCCAAATTTTAAACAATACAAATCCTGAAAATGGCTCAAATTTATCACCTGAAAAAGAATATGAAAAATGGTATAAATTATTTCAGGAGGAACAGTTTGATGTAGTGCTGGACAACATTGACAATTTAATAAATCAATATTCAGGAGATGAGATTGTTTCAAAATTTGAATTGTTAAAAGCAAATACATTAGGAAAAGTGAATGGTTTGGCAGCCTATAAAAAAAGCATGGAAGAAGTTGCTGATAATTACCCAAATAGTGAAGAAGGCAAAACTGCACGTGAAAATTTAGAAAAGCAAATCCCAACACTTGAAAAACTTGATTTTACAACAGATGGGAAAAGCTGGAAGATTTTATATTTAGTGGATAGAAATGATACTAAAACAGCCAAAAAAATTGAAGAAGCGATTAAGGTTTTTTTATTAATTGAAAATTTTGAAAGATTAACCACTTCTTTTGATAAATATAATAAGACTCAAAGCTTTTTTGCTATTCACGGTATAAAATCTGAAGCTTATGCCAGAGATGTTGCAGGAGTTTTGAGAGATGATGAAAAATATAAAATTTTACATCCGTTCATTATTATTTCAAGTGAAAATTACAAAATAGTTCAGATGAAGAAAAACCTTCAGACTTACTTAGCGCCAAAAACTCCATAA
- a CDS encoding bactofilin family protein, translated as MFEKAKKSGTELLGKTNRIVEGTSIIGDIVSKADFRLDGELIGNFTSQGKLVIGPSGIIKGEIICHNADIEGEFQGKLKVLEVLNIKATARIHGEVAVGKLSIEPGADFTATCTMLAHSNQVIMLEDGKGSE; from the coding sequence ATGTTTGAAAAAGCAAAAAAAAGCGGGACAGAACTTTTAGGAAAAACCAACAGAATTGTTGAAGGAACTTCCATTATAGGGGATATAGTTTCTAAAGCAGATTTTCGACTTGATGGAGAATTAATTGGAAATTTTACTTCACAGGGAAAATTAGTCATTGGACCATCAGGTATTATAAAAGGAGAAATTATTTGCCATAATGCAGACATCGAAGGAGAATTCCAGGGAAAATTAAAAGTTTTAGAAGTCCTTAATATAAAAGCCACTGCACGTATTCATGGAGAAGTAGCAGTTGGAAAATTGTCTATCGAACCCGGAGCTGACTTTACGGCAACTTGTACAATGCTCGCTCATTCAAATCAGGTAATCATGTTAGAAGATGGAAAAGGATCCGAATAA
- a CDS encoding AtpZ/AtpI family protein, with protein MEKDPNNNKRNKWLALINIPFQMGVIIFLFSYLGSWLDENHPSTKVYYNKILVMVGVGLALYNVIRQVNEINKTK; from the coding sequence ATGGAAAAGGATCCGAATAACAATAAAAGAAACAAATGGCTGGCTCTCATAAATATTCCTTTTCAAATGGGGGTCATTATTTTTTTGTTTTCTTACTTAGGATCCTGGCTGGATGAAAATCACCCAAGTACAAAAGTCTACTATAATAAGATATTAGTTATGGTTGGTGTAGGTCTTGCTCTGTATAACGTTATTCGACAGGTAAACGAAATCAATAAAACAAAGTAA